The Amycolatopsis viridis genome window below encodes:
- a CDS encoding AzlD domain-containing protein — translation MTILIGIAVLAVGTFAFRIAGPALQARIQIPPKVQNLMTIAAAVLLVAVVATQALTQGHSFAGFARPAGVVVGGVLAWRKAPFLVVVVAAAAVTALLRLAGVP, via the coding sequence ATGACCATCCTGATCGGGATCGCGGTGCTCGCGGTCGGCACCTTCGCGTTCCGGATCGCCGGGCCGGCGTTGCAGGCCCGGATCCAGATCCCGCCCAAGGTGCAGAACCTGATGACGATCGCGGCGGCCGTCCTGCTGGTCGCGGTCGTGGCGACGCAGGCACTGACCCAGGGCCACTCGTTCGCCGGGTTCGCCCGTCCGGCCGGTGTCGTGGTCGGCGGCGTGCTGGCCTGGCGGAAGGCACCGTTCCTGGTGGTGGTCGTGGCCGCAGCCGCGGTCACCGCCCTGCTGCGACTGGCCGGCGTGCCCTGA
- a CDS encoding Rv2175c family DNA-binding protein has translation MSAIPVADDVLDADVAVLPLAEVAQEIGLSVNKVRQLLRDGQLLAVRRGGDLVVPADFLVGGQTVKGLTGLLTVLADAGFSRTEMLRWLYTSDETLPGSTPINALRTNHGTEVKRRAQAMAF, from the coding sequence GTGAGTGCGATCCCAGTCGCTGATGACGTTCTCGACGCCGACGTGGCCGTGCTGCCGCTGGCGGAGGTGGCCCAGGAAATCGGGCTGTCGGTCAACAAGGTCCGGCAGCTGCTGCGGGACGGTCAGCTGCTCGCGGTACGCCGCGGCGGCGACCTGGTCGTCCCGGCCGACTTCCTCGTCGGCGGCCAGACCGTGAAGGGCCTCACCGGCCTGCTGACGGTGCTGGCCGACGCCGGGTTCAGCCGGACCGAGATGCTGCGGTGGCTCTACACCTCGGACGAGACCCTGCCCGGCAGCACCCCGATCAACGCCCTGCGCACCAACCACGGCACGGAGGTGAAGCGCCGGGCCCAGGCGATGGCGTTCTAG
- a CDS encoding LysR family transcriptional regulator translates to MLDPVWLRTFLTVAETRSFTRAAQRLGLRQSTVSQHVRKLEDATAQQLLLRDTHSVELTPDGEAMIGFAGTILDDIERALAYFTGPELRGRVRFGASEDFVVGPLPEILREFRRLHPLVDLELTVDLSGVLYEKLRGGELDLVLGKKRAGDETGSPLWTDPLVWVGREGFTPEPGQPVPLIAYPPPSITRARALESLRDNGKPWRIVCTSGSLNGLRAAALAGLGVAVFARSLVPAGLAELPPGHGLPDPGEVQFQLSTRAATGPTAALSEAIRAEAGRLHG, encoded by the coding sequence GTGCTGGACCCCGTGTGGCTGCGGACGTTCCTCACCGTGGCCGAAACCCGCAGCTTCACCCGCGCCGCCCAGCGACTGGGGCTGCGGCAGTCGACGGTGAGCCAGCACGTGCGCAAGCTCGAGGACGCCACCGCGCAGCAGCTCCTGCTGCGCGACACCCACTCGGTCGAGCTCACCCCGGACGGCGAGGCGATGATCGGGTTCGCCGGAACGATCCTGGACGACATCGAACGGGCGCTGGCCTACTTCACCGGGCCGGAGCTCCGCGGCCGGGTGCGGTTCGGCGCGTCGGAGGACTTCGTGGTCGGGCCGCTGCCCGAGATCCTGCGCGAGTTCCGGCGGCTGCACCCGCTGGTGGACCTCGAGCTGACCGTGGACCTCTCCGGTGTGCTGTACGAGAAACTGCGCGGGGGTGAGCTGGACCTGGTGCTGGGCAAGAAACGCGCGGGCGACGAGACGGGAAGTCCGTTGTGGACGGACCCGCTGGTGTGGGTGGGCCGCGAGGGCTTCACCCCGGAGCCGGGCCAGCCGGTGCCGCTGATCGCCTACCCGCCGCCGAGCATCACCCGTGCGAGGGCACTGGAGTCGTTGCGGGACAACGGGAAGCCGTGGCGGATCGTGTGCACGAGCGGCAGCCTGAACGGCCTGCGCGCGGCGGCGCTGGCCGGGCTCGGGGTCGCGGTGTTCGCCCGCAGCCTGGTGCCGGCCGGGCTGGCGGAACTGCCACCCGGCCACGGACTGCCCGATCCGGGCGAGGTGCAGTTCCAGCTGAGCACGCGCGCGGCGACCGGCCCGACGGCCGCACTGTCCGAGGCGATCCGCGCCGAGGCCGGCCGCCTGCACGGCTAG
- a CDS encoding VOC family protein, protein MEQSVQIITVATRDTDAAREFYVTGLGWRPLLDVPGEILFFQVAPGVALGLFDAVKFAEDLGGAAVTGPAGLTLSYNRDSPEEVDQCLAEAAAAGAEIVKPGQRAAFGGYHGHFRDPNGLIWEIAYNSGWSVGPDGRVRIGLIEEG, encoded by the coding sequence ATGGAACAGAGCGTGCAGATCATCACCGTGGCCACCCGCGACACCGACGCGGCCCGCGAGTTCTACGTGACCGGGCTGGGCTGGCGGCCTCTGCTGGACGTGCCCGGCGAGATCCTGTTCTTCCAGGTGGCGCCCGGCGTCGCGCTCGGCCTGTTCGACGCGGTGAAGTTCGCCGAGGATCTCGGCGGCGCGGCCGTGACCGGGCCGGCGGGGCTGACGTTGTCGTACAACCGGGACAGCCCCGAGGAGGTCGACCAGTGCCTGGCCGAGGCCGCCGCGGCGGGCGCGGAGATCGTGAAGCCCGGGCAGCGGGCCGCGTTCGGCGGCTACCACGGCCACTTCCGCGACCCGAACGGGCTGATCTGGGAGATCGCGTACAACTCCGGCTGGTCGGTGGGGCCGGACGGCCGGGTGCGGATCGGGCTGATCGAGGAAGGCTAA
- a CDS encoding AzlC family ABC transporter permease codes for MRAIYRTLDPRLMRDVALVALADGVVGVSYGAISTGSGFGWWLPVVMSLLVFAGAAQFLFVGLVAAGGSPFAAAVAGLLVNSRLLPFGMAVSDVLRGRGRVLGSHLLTDEDVAFALAQEDPGRRRTAYWACGICIFLCWNLGVVVGAFAGTVIGDTDAFGLDAAFPAVLLALVLPSLRDSRTRRAALAGAVVALAVTPFLPAGLPVLLALTGVLVLVVRR; via the coding sequence ATGCGTGCGATTTACCGAACACTCGACCCTCGCCTGATGCGCGACGTGGCGCTGGTGGCGCTGGCGGACGGCGTCGTCGGCGTGTCCTACGGCGCCATCAGCACCGGATCCGGGTTCGGCTGGTGGCTCCCGGTGGTGATGTCGCTGCTGGTGTTCGCCGGGGCCGCCCAGTTCCTGTTCGTCGGGCTGGTGGCCGCCGGGGGCAGCCCGTTCGCGGCGGCGGTCGCCGGCCTGCTGGTCAACAGCAGGCTCCTGCCGTTCGGCATGGCGGTCAGCGACGTGCTCCGCGGCCGGGGACGGGTGCTCGGCAGCCACCTCCTGACCGACGAGGACGTCGCCTTCGCCCTCGCCCAGGAGGATCCGGGGCGCCGCCGCACCGCGTACTGGGCGTGCGGTATCTGCATCTTCCTGTGCTGGAACCTCGGCGTGGTGGTCGGCGCCTTCGCGGGCACCGTCATCGGGGACACCGACGCGTTCGGCCTGGACGCCGCGTTCCCCGCCGTGCTGCTCGCGCTGGTGCTGCCGTCGCTGCGAGACAGCCGGACCCGGCGGGCTGCGCTGGCCGGAGCGGTGGTCGCGCTCGCCGTGACGCCGTTCCTGCCCGCGGGTCTGCCGGTGCTGCTCGCGCTCACCGGGGTGCTCGTGCTGGTGGTGCGGCGATGA
- a CDS encoding PIG-L family deacetylase gives MATLVTFHAHPDDECIACGGIMRKAADEGHRVVLVVATRGEHGEVPPGFLADGEPLWQRRVVETRAAAGILGAKRLEFLGYTDSGMMGAPENDLPGSFWQAPVEDAAAKLAAILREEGADVLTVYDDHGTYGHPDHIQVHRVGLRAAELAGTPRVYQSTGNRDHMRAGLELFAAQAAETGVRIPGIDGLAELGKPAAEITAAVDVRPWLDAKRAAMRAHASQISEQSLFLAMPADSFAYTFGTEWFIRAGQGPGITETDLMAGL, from the coding sequence GTGGCCACCCTGGTGACGTTCCACGCCCATCCGGACGACGAGTGCATCGCCTGCGGCGGGATCATGCGCAAGGCCGCCGACGAGGGCCACCGCGTGGTGCTCGTCGTCGCGACCCGCGGCGAACACGGCGAGGTCCCGCCCGGGTTCCTCGCCGATGGTGAACCGCTGTGGCAGCGCCGGGTCGTGGAGACCCGCGCCGCGGCCGGGATCCTCGGCGCGAAACGGCTGGAATTCCTCGGGTACACCGATTCCGGGATGATGGGTGCCCCGGAGAACGACCTGCCCGGCTCGTTCTGGCAGGCGCCGGTCGAGGACGCGGCGGCGAAGCTCGCGGCGATCCTGCGCGAGGAGGGCGCCGACGTGCTGACCGTCTACGACGACCACGGCACGTACGGGCACCCCGACCACATCCAGGTGCACCGCGTCGGGCTGCGCGCGGCCGAGCTCGCCGGGACGCCCCGGGTGTACCAGAGCACGGGCAACCGCGACCACATGCGCGCCGGGCTCGAGCTGTTCGCGGCGCAGGCCGCCGAGACCGGGGTGCGGATCCCCGGCATCGACGGCCTGGCCGAACTGGGCAAGCCGGCCGCGGAGATCACCGCCGCGGTCGACGTGCGGCCCTGGCTGGACGCCAAACGCGCCGCGATGCGCGCGCACGCCAGCCAGATCAGCGAGCAGTCGCTGTTCCTGGCGATGCCGGCGGACTCCTTCGCCTACACCTTCGGCACCGAGTGGTTCATCCGCGCGGGACAGGGACCGGGCATCACCGAGACCGACCTGATGGCGGGGCTTTAG
- a CDS encoding 2'-5' RNA ligase family protein yields the protein MPVPDAQWLRRATQSAIVVPVPETDHLVTRHRRNVPAHVTVLYPFVPPKDIDARTVADLEAALIGIEAFDCAFSQVGWFGSEVVWLAPEPDAHFRALTRAVCERFPGHQPYDGRHPDTVPHLTVADHRTGDAHTRRRAAEDAAAVLPIHARIDRVRLVAGNDEHGPWRTVTEFALPAPLENPREAVADTFAV from the coding sequence ATGCCGGTCCCCGACGCGCAGTGGCTCCGCCGTGCCACGCAGAGCGCCATCGTCGTCCCCGTGCCCGAGACCGACCACCTGGTCACCCGGCACCGGCGCAACGTGCCCGCGCACGTGACGGTGCTCTACCCGTTCGTGCCCCCCAAGGACATCGACGCGCGGACGGTGGCCGACCTGGAAGCCGCGCTGATCGGGATCGAGGCGTTCGACTGCGCGTTTTCACAGGTCGGGTGGTTCGGGTCGGAGGTCGTGTGGCTGGCGCCGGAACCGGATGCGCACTTCCGGGCGCTGACCAGGGCGGTGTGCGAGCGGTTCCCGGGCCACCAGCCCTACGACGGCCGGCACCCGGACACGGTGCCCCACCTGACCGTGGCCGACCACCGCACGGGAGACGCGCACACCCGCCGCCGGGCGGCCGAGGACGCCGCGGCGGTCCTCCCGATCCACGCGCGGATCGACCGTGTCCGGCTGGTCGCGGGCAACGACGAGCACGGCCCGTGGCGCACGGTCACCGAGTTCGCGCTGCCCGCACCCCTGGAGAACCCGCGGGAAGCGGTGGCGGACACCTTCGCCGTCTGA
- a CDS encoding helix-turn-helix domain-containing protein, with amino-acid sequence MADRSAPLDVIAASLRRERARTGLSLSEVAKRAGIAKSTLSQLEAGSGNPSVETLWALSLVLDVPFARLVQPVRPQVRVLRADEGPAFRSERSDYVTTLVSSCPPHARRDLFRVAAEPGPPRRADPHALGVVEHVVLCAGRALVGVTDDPVELGPGDYIVYPGDVPHIFQALEPGTRAVLVSEHC; translated from the coding sequence ATGGCTGACCGGAGTGCACCACTCGACGTCATCGCCGCTTCGCTGCGGCGCGAGCGCGCCCGCACCGGCCTGTCGCTGAGCGAGGTCGCCAAGCGGGCGGGTATCGCCAAGTCGACCTTGTCCCAGCTGGAAGCGGGCAGCGGCAACCCGAGCGTGGAAACGCTGTGGGCGCTCAGCCTCGTGCTCGACGTCCCGTTCGCGCGCCTGGTGCAGCCGGTGCGGCCGCAGGTGCGGGTCCTCCGCGCCGACGAGGGGCCCGCGTTCCGCTCGGAACGCTCGGACTACGTGACGACGCTGGTGTCGTCCTGCCCGCCGCACGCCCGCCGGGACCTCTTCCGCGTCGCCGCCGAACCGGGCCCGCCGCGCCGCGCCGACCCGCACGCGCTCGGCGTGGTCGAGCACGTGGTGCTCTGCGCGGGCCGCGCGCTGGTCGGTGTGACCGACGACCCGGTCGAACTCGGCCCCGGCGACTACATCGTCTACCCCGGCGACGTCCCGCACATCTTCCAGGCCCTGGAGCCGGGTACGCGGGCGGTGCTCGTCTCCGAGCACTGCTAG
- a CDS encoding polyprenyl synthetase family protein, with protein sequence MDFDANLPQHLERHLAAFLTEAGADIRAGEPAFGSGVDALTRFVLGGGKRLRPTFAWWAWRGAGGDPGGPDTEGVLRAVASLELVQACALIHDDLIDSSDSRRGRPTVHVSHAREHRAHGWLGAPETFGMAAAVLLGDLALAWADDMFAGAPLPPATLAAAHPAWRAMRTEVLAGQYLDVRTQAVGDTTPEAALRVCRLKTAAYTVQRPLHLGAALAGADEARIAALHEFGSDLGVAFQLRDDLLGVFGDPSVTGKPAGDDLREGKRTLLVALGLQMAEDPEQRKLIADAIGADLAQDEVDTVRRTLTEVGAVDAVEVQITALTSTALTALERAHLAEPAAARLAGLAETATQRVF encoded by the coding sequence ATGGACTTCGACGCCAACCTGCCCCAGCACCTGGAACGCCACCTCGCCGCGTTCCTGACCGAGGCGGGCGCGGACATCCGGGCCGGGGAGCCCGCGTTCGGCTCCGGCGTCGACGCGCTCACCCGCTTCGTGCTCGGCGGCGGCAAGCGGCTCCGTCCCACGTTCGCGTGGTGGGCCTGGCGTGGCGCGGGCGGCGACCCGGGCGGCCCGGACACCGAGGGCGTGCTGCGGGCCGTGGCCAGCCTGGAGCTGGTGCAGGCGTGCGCGCTGATCCACGACGACCTGATCGACTCCTCCGACTCCCGTCGCGGCCGGCCCACCGTGCACGTCTCGCACGCCCGCGAGCACCGGGCCCACGGCTGGCTCGGCGCGCCGGAAACGTTCGGCATGGCCGCCGCCGTCCTCCTCGGTGACCTGGCGCTGGCCTGGGCCGACGACATGTTCGCCGGCGCCCCGCTGCCGCCCGCGACGCTGGCGGCAGCCCACCCGGCGTGGCGGGCGATGCGCACCGAGGTGCTGGCCGGCCAGTACCTGGACGTGCGCACGCAAGCCGTCGGCGACACCACGCCGGAGGCGGCGCTGCGGGTGTGCCGCCTCAAGACCGCCGCCTACACGGTGCAGCGCCCGTTGCACCTGGGTGCCGCGCTCGCCGGCGCGGACGAGGCGCGGATCGCGGCTCTGCACGAGTTCGGCAGCGACCTGGGTGTCGCCTTCCAGCTACGCGACGACCTGCTGGGGGTTTTCGGGGATCCCTCGGTCACCGGGAAACCGGCGGGTGACGACCTGCGCGAGGGCAAGCGCACCCTGCTCGTCGCGCTCGGCCTGCAGATGGCCGAGGACCCGGAGCAGCGCAAGCTCATCGCCGACGCGATCGGCGCCGATCTCGCCCAGGACGAGGTGGACACCGTGCGCCGCACCCTGACCGAGGTCGGCGCGGTCGACGCGGTGGAGGTGCAGATCACCGCGCTCACCTCCACCGCGCTCACCGCGCTGGAACGCGCCCACCTGGCCGAACCCGCCGCCGCGCGGCTGGCGGGGCTGGCCGAGACCGCCACCCAGCGCGTGTTCTGA
- a CDS encoding wax ester/triacylglycerol synthase family O-acyltransferase, with product MAGRQLSGLDVAFLCLEGESTPMHMGAAVIFRPGAPIDPQAVAGLLADRARRIPRLRQRVRPSLFPPGGATWADDPDFDPHRHIRVHRLAGFCADDPLAVHAAEWIEQPLPMDRPLWDLEVVTGLDDHRYALLLKLHHAFTDGAGAFAVAAGLLDELPITRMFADAHNAATRRAEPRPPLEALRDGVTAAITQAGENAAIASAVLRAARPYPSSPLSAPGSAGRRLGFVRLPVADVRAIRTAHGGTPNDVVLAVVTGALREWMINRGQRPDASPLRALIPVSMRGRDGSWGANQLSGYLYDLPVRLDDPVRRLREIRRSMNRNKAAGPQRGAGALPVLADRLPPGLHRLTAKMAGRAAGVLFDTVITNVPLPKLDLSLDGAPLCEVYPFVPLAPRHAVGIAAATYGDHVHIGLQMNADAVPDAGSLQDAVLKSAAALYERSI from the coding sequence ATGGCTGGCCGTCAGCTCAGTGGGCTGGACGTGGCTTTCCTTTGCCTGGAAGGGGAATCCACCCCCATGCACATGGGGGCGGCGGTGATCTTCCGGCCGGGCGCACCGATCGATCCGCAGGCCGTGGCCGGGTTGCTCGCCGACCGCGCGCGGCGCATCCCCCGGCTGCGGCAGCGGGTCCGCCCGTCGCTGTTCCCGCCGGGTGGCGCCACTTGGGCCGACGACCCGGACTTCGACCCGCACCGGCACATCCGCGTGCACCGGCTCGCCGGGTTCTGCGCCGACGACCCGCTGGCGGTGCACGCGGCCGAGTGGATCGAACAGCCACTGCCGATGGACCGGCCACTGTGGGACTTGGAAGTCGTCACCGGACTCGACGACCACCGGTACGCGTTGCTGCTCAAGCTCCACCACGCGTTCACCGACGGAGCCGGCGCGTTCGCCGTGGCCGCCGGGCTGCTGGACGAGCTGCCGATCACGCGGATGTTCGCCGACGCCCACAACGCCGCCACCCGCCGGGCCGAGCCCCGCCCGCCGCTGGAAGCGCTGCGCGACGGGGTCACCGCGGCGATCACGCAGGCCGGGGAGAACGCGGCGATCGCGTCCGCGGTCCTGCGCGCCGCACGGCCCTACCCGTCGTCGCCGCTGAGCGCGCCCGGTTCGGCCGGACGGCGGCTCGGGTTCGTCCGATTGCCGGTCGCCGACGTCCGCGCCATCCGCACCGCCCACGGCGGCACCCCCAACGACGTGGTCCTGGCGGTGGTGACCGGTGCGCTGCGCGAATGGATGATCAACCGCGGGCAGCGCCCGGACGCGTCCCCGCTGCGGGCGCTGATCCCGGTCAGCATGCGGGGCCGGGACGGCAGCTGGGGCGCGAACCAGCTGTCCGGCTACCTGTACGACCTGCCGGTGCGCCTGGACGACCCGGTGCGGCGGCTGCGGGAGATCCGCCGGTCGATGAACCGGAACAAGGCGGCGGGGCCGCAGCGCGGGGCGGGCGCGCTGCCGGTGCTGGCCGACCGGTTACCGCCCGGGCTGCACCGGTTGACGGCGAAGATGGCCGGCCGGGCGGCGGGTGTCCTGTTCGACACCGTGATCACGAACGTGCCGCTGCCGAAGCTGGACCTGTCACTGGACGGCGCGCCGCTGTGCGAGGTCTACCCGTTCGTGCCGCTGGCGCCGCGGCACGCGGTCGGCATCGCGGCGGCCACGTACGGCGATCACGTCCACATCGGACTCCAGATGAACGCCGACGCGGTGCCGGACGCGGGATCGCTCCAGGACGCGGTGCTGAAGTCCGCAGCTGCGCTGTACGAGCGGTCCATCTGA
- a CDS encoding LLM class F420-dependent oxidoreductase, with protein MSDTTKPIRIGLQLQPQHADYQTIRDTASTAEDLGVDVLFNWDHFFPLTGDPDGLHFECWTMLAAWAEQTSRVEIGALVTCNSYRNPELLADMARTVDHISDGRLILGIGSGWFEKDYDEYGYEFGTAGGRLDNLAESLPRIESRLAKLNPAPTRDIPVLIGGGGEKKTLRLVAKHADIWHSFGDLETIERKTGILRQHCAEVGRDAAEIEISTAVQSEPDELGPKLRELGVSLFTVAASGPDYDLDLLKKWIAWRDEQNG; from the coding sequence ATGAGCGACACCACCAAGCCGATCCGGATCGGGCTGCAGCTCCAGCCGCAGCACGCCGACTACCAGACCATCCGCGACACCGCATCCACCGCCGAGGACCTCGGCGTGGACGTGCTGTTCAACTGGGATCACTTCTTCCCCTTGACCGGCGACCCCGACGGCCTGCACTTCGAGTGCTGGACGATGCTCGCCGCCTGGGCGGAGCAGACCTCCCGGGTGGAGATCGGCGCACTGGTCACCTGCAACAGCTACCGCAACCCCGAACTGCTCGCCGACATGGCGCGCACGGTCGACCACATCAGCGACGGCCGGCTGATCCTCGGCATCGGCTCCGGCTGGTTCGAGAAGGACTACGACGAGTACGGCTACGAGTTCGGCACCGCCGGCGGACGGCTGGACAACCTCGCGGAGTCGCTGCCGCGCATCGAGTCCCGGCTGGCCAAGCTGAACCCGGCGCCCACCCGGGACATCCCGGTGCTCATCGGCGGCGGCGGGGAGAAGAAGACCCTCCGGCTGGTCGCGAAGCACGCCGACATCTGGCACAGCTTCGGCGACCTGGAGACCATCGAGCGCAAGACCGGCATCCTCCGGCAGCACTGCGCGGAGGTGGGCCGCGACGCGGCGGAGATCGAGATCTCCACTGCGGTGCAGAGCGAACCGGACGAGCTGGGCCCGAAGCTGCGGGAGCTGGGCGTCAGCCTGTTCACCGTCGCGGCGAGCGGCCCGGACTACGACCTGGACCTGCTGAAGAAGTGGATCGCCTGGCGCGACGAGCAGAACGGCTGA
- the pknB gene encoding Stk1 family PASTA domain-containing Ser/Thr kinase, whose product MTSTDTSLAGTLLERRYRVDGLLARGGMSAVYRGSDTRLDRPVAIKIMDPRFADDRSFVERFEREARLAAKLHHPNVVTVHDQGVDVAGDRSHVFLVMELVDGGTLRDLLDQRGRLDAPLALSVAEQMLAALAAAHQAGLVHRDVKPENVLIGHTGQPPSGVVKVADFGLVRAVASAGTTSSSIILGTVAYLAPEQVTTGAAGERGDVYSAGIVLYEMLTGQAPYTGDTAISVAYRHVNDDVPAPSTVQPGIPAALDDLVLRATRRDPEARPADAAAFLQELRHVRAALGVAPAPIPVLPPRPVPAPAPAADPDRTVPAFSPVTAANPVAGPRGTRAMVRPQNAPVPQPPPAPPAEEEQPAAVRRRPVVLWAVLAALLLALAGGGIWWFTVGQDAAATVAVPSVAGLDQVAAEKTMHDAGLSVTVVRQRHNTVPAGKAIGSDPAAGASAKKGTTVVVQLSSGRPTVPDIRPGIDLAQAEAAIRDAGLTPQREPGSDNYSSAVPAGKVLTINPDSGTPLPIGATVKIGVSKGAPPTPVPAVAGMSRDDAFQRLRNAGFEPYDAGGEFSENVPGGSVTRTTPAAGTAVDAQGSKRVGVYVSTAVEVPSVVGRPVPDAIRLLGDAGLQADVEGRTRNFSIVVGQDPEPGERVERGKKVKLEVFP is encoded by the coding sequence GTGACGAGCACGGACACCAGCCTGGCCGGAACGCTCCTGGAGCGGCGCTACCGGGTCGACGGCCTCCTCGCCCGCGGCGGCATGTCGGCGGTCTACCGGGGGTCGGACACGAGGCTGGACCGTCCGGTCGCCATCAAGATCATGGACCCGCGGTTCGCCGACGACCGGTCGTTCGTCGAGCGGTTCGAGCGCGAGGCGCGGCTGGCCGCGAAGCTGCACCACCCGAACGTGGTCACCGTGCACGACCAGGGCGTGGACGTCGCGGGCGACCGCTCGCACGTGTTCCTCGTGATGGAGCTGGTCGACGGCGGCACGCTGCGCGACCTGCTGGACCAGCGGGGCAGGCTGGACGCGCCGCTGGCGCTGAGCGTCGCCGAGCAGATGCTGGCCGCGCTGGCCGCCGCACACCAGGCCGGGCTCGTGCACCGGGACGTGAAGCCGGAGAACGTGCTCATCGGGCACACCGGTCAGCCCCCGAGCGGGGTGGTGAAGGTCGCCGACTTCGGGCTCGTGCGCGCCGTGGCGAGCGCGGGCACCACCAGTTCCAGCATCATCCTCGGCACTGTCGCCTACCTGGCGCCCGAGCAGGTCACCACGGGTGCGGCCGGTGAACGCGGCGACGTCTACTCGGCCGGCATCGTGCTCTACGAGATGCTGACCGGGCAGGCCCCCTACACCGGCGACACGGCGATCTCGGTCGCCTACCGGCACGTGAACGACGACGTGCCGGCGCCCAGCACGGTGCAGCCGGGCATCCCCGCCGCGCTCGACGACCTGGTGCTGCGCGCGACGCGCCGCGACCCCGAGGCCCGGCCCGCGGACGCCGCCGCGTTCCTGCAGGAGCTGCGGCACGTGCGGGCCGCCCTGGGCGTCGCCCCGGCGCCGATCCCGGTGCTGCCGCCCAGGCCGGTGCCCGCCCCGGCCCCGGCCGCGGACCCCGACCGGACCGTTCCGGCGTTCTCCCCGGTGACCGCCGCGAATCCGGTCGCCGGCCCGCGCGGCACCCGCGCCATGGTCCGGCCGCAGAACGCGCCCGTGCCGCAGCCGCCGCCGGCGCCGCCCGCGGAGGAGGAGCAGCCGGCGGCGGTCCGGCGCCGTCCGGTGGTGCTGTGGGCGGTGCTCGCCGCGCTGCTGCTGGCGCTGGCGGGCGGCGGGATCTGGTGGTTCACCGTCGGCCAGGACGCGGCGGCAACGGTCGCCGTCCCGTCGGTGGCCGGCTTGGACCAGGTCGCGGCGGAGAAAACCATGCACGACGCCGGGCTCTCGGTCACCGTGGTGCGGCAGCGGCACAACACCGTCCCGGCGGGCAAGGCGATCGGCAGCGATCCGGCGGCCGGCGCGTCGGCGAAGAAGGGCACGACGGTCGTCGTGCAGCTGTCCTCGGGCCGCCCGACGGTGCCCGACATCCGCCCCGGGATCGATCTGGCACAGGCGGAGGCCGCCATCCGGGACGCCGGGCTCACCCCGCAGCGCGAGCCCGGCTCCGACAATTACAGCTCGGCGGTGCCGGCCGGGAAGGTGCTCACGATCAACCCGGACTCCGGAACGCCACTGCCGATCGGTGCGACCGTGAAGATCGGCGTGTCCAAGGGGGCGCCGCCCACCCCGGTACCCGCCGTCGCCGGAATGAGCCGGGACGACGCGTTCCAGCGGCTGCGCAACGCCGGGTTCGAGCCCTACGACGCCGGCGGTGAATTCTCCGAGAACGTGCCGGGTGGCAGCGTCACCCGCACCACCCCGGCCGCGGGCACCGCCGTCGACGCCCAGGGCAGCAAGCGGGTCGGGGTCTACGTCTCGACCGCGGTGGAGGTCCCGTCGGTGGTCGGACGCCCGGTGCCGGACGCGATCCGGCTGCTCGGCGACGCCGGGCTGCAGGCCGACGTCGAAGGCCGCACCCGCAACTTCTCGATCGTCGTCGGGCAGGATCCCGAACCCGGCGAGCGGGTCGAACGCGGCAAGAAGGTGAAACTGGAAGTATTTCCGTGA
- a CDS encoding helix-turn-helix domain-containing protein, with translation MAGEPGAGLNETDVYREWPASGAVHCWWAQRTAGHRLQRVVPDGAADLIVASTGVAYLVGPTLSPALHRLPAGAELRGLRLRPEAIAAVLGLPGHEVRDAVVPLTAVLPDAAARVVADSVWRGQFPAALTPRRGDARVRHAVRRIWRGDPLDSVAAGAGVTGRQLRRLVTEQAGLGPKALQRVARFQRFLRHADSGGALAVAAAAAGYADQAHLTRETRELAGVTPAVLTRERHGLAAPDGAGAVAVFAAA, from the coding sequence ATGGCAGGGGAGCCCGGCGCGGGCTTGAACGAAACGGACGTCTACCGGGAATGGCCGGCTTCCGGGGCGGTGCACTGCTGGTGGGCGCAGCGGACCGCCGGTCACCGCCTGCAGCGGGTCGTGCCGGACGGTGCGGCAGACCTGATCGTGGCGTCCACCGGGGTGGCGTACCTGGTGGGGCCGACGCTGTCACCCGCCCTGCACCGGCTGCCGGCCGGCGCGGAGCTGCGCGGGCTGCGGTTGCGGCCGGAGGCGATCGCGGCGGTGCTGGGCCTGCCCGGGCACGAGGTGCGGGACGCCGTGGTGCCGTTGACCGCGGTGCTGCCGGACGCCGCGGCCCGTGTGGTCGCGGATTCGGTGTGGCGCGGCCAGTTCCCCGCCGCGCTGACGCCCCGGCGCGGCGATGCACGCGTGCGGCACGCGGTGCGCCGGATCTGGCGCGGTGACCCGCTCGACTCGGTCGCCGCCGGTGCCGGGGTGACGGGTCGCCAGCTGCGCCGCCTGGTCACCGAGCAGGCCGGGCTCGGGCCGAAGGCGCTCCAGCGCGTCGCGCGGTTCCAGCGGTTCCTGCGCCACGCGGACTCGGGCGGTGCACTGGCCGTTGCCGCGGCGGCCGCCGGGTACGCCGACCAGGCCCACCTGACGCGCGAGACACGGGAGCTGGCCGGGGTGACGCCCGCGGTGCTGACGCGGGAACGGCACGGGCTGGCGGCGCCGGACGGCGCCGGAGCGGTGGCGGTGTTCGCGGCGGCCTAG